The following coding sequences are from one Kushneria phosphatilytica window:
- a CDS encoding efflux RND transporter periplasmic adaptor subunit, whose product MTDPSHDFRQPRTWLVALLLLGMSVALGWWLLRPQVSQQAASPAPAPVGVASVIERAISDRLEGMGSIQARDALSLASLVTERVDEVLFESGDRVSKGELLIALDDRTEHFELRAARVALEEAEREYDRIEPLVRRGSVASQRLDELRTRRETARVDVARLEQALDDRAIRAPVDGVMGLRDVSPGQLVTPGEQLATLDRIDRVHADVPLPEKTLSRLATGMSVTATSVAWPDTTFTGHISAIRTRLEAGTRSLMARARFDNAEGRLRPGMLLHIAIETPAERQLIVPESALVGENLQTSLYRLAAADDDGIRVERLPVTVRQRRPGWAAVSAENGGILKPGDRIVVSGQRQLGDGRRVTLDEDAGSDTAALFEAGDEPIGAHP is encoded by the coding sequence ATGACCGACCCTTCCCATGATTTTCGCCAACCCCGTACCTGGCTGGTGGCGCTATTGTTGCTGGGCATGTCAGTAGCACTCGGCTGGTGGTTGCTGCGCCCGCAGGTCTCTCAACAGGCAGCCAGCCCCGCGCCAGCACCGGTTGGTGTAGCCAGTGTCATCGAGCGTGCCATCAGCGATCGCCTTGAAGGCATGGGTAGCATTCAGGCCCGCGATGCCCTGTCACTGGCTTCACTGGTGACCGAACGTGTCGATGAAGTGTTGTTCGAAAGCGGGGATCGGGTCAGCAAGGGCGAGCTGCTGATAGCCCTGGATGATCGCACCGAGCACTTCGAGCTGCGTGCTGCGCGCGTGGCGCTGGAAGAAGCCGAACGGGAATATGACCGCATCGAACCCCTGGTGCGTCGCGGCTCGGTCGCCTCTCAGCGACTCGATGAGCTGCGTACCCGCCGTGAAACGGCACGTGTTGATGTAGCACGGCTGGAACAGGCGCTTGATGATCGCGCCATCCGTGCGCCAGTGGATGGCGTGATGGGACTGCGGGACGTGTCGCCGGGTCAGCTGGTGACCCCCGGCGAGCAGCTGGCAACACTGGATCGCATCGACCGGGTCCATGCCGATGTCCCCCTGCCGGAAAAGACACTTTCAAGACTGGCCACCGGGATGTCGGTCACCGCCACCTCGGTCGCCTGGCCGGACACGACCTTTACCGGCCACATCAGTGCCATCCGCACCCGCCTTGAAGCCGGCACGCGCAGCCTCATGGCACGCGCCCGTTTCGACAATGCCGAAGGTCGGCTACGTCCGGGCATGTTACTGCATATCGCCATCGAAACGCCCGCCGAACGCCAACTGATTGTCCCGGAGAGTGCTCTGGTGGGAGAAAATCTGCAGACGTCGCTCTACCGGCTGGCAGCGGCTGACGATGACGGCATACGCGTTGAGCGGCTGCCGGTCACGGTACGCCAGCGTCGTCCCGGCTGGGCTGCCGTGTCGGCCGAGAATGGCGGCATACTCAAGCCGGGTGATCGGATCGTGGTCAGCGGCCAGCGCCAGCTCGGCGATGGCCGGCGTGTCACGCTGGATGAGGATGCCGGCAGTGATACCGCTGCGCTGTTCGAGGCCGGTGATGAGCCGATCGGGGCGCATCCATGA
- the wrbA gene encoding NAD(P)H:quinone oxidoreductase, whose protein sequence is MTRILVLYYSMYGHIETMAQAVAEGARSVDGCEVVIKRVPETMDEQAFKQAGGKTEQSAPVASPGELADYDAIILGTPTRYGNMAGQMRTFLDQTGQLWAQGKLRGKVASVFTSTGTGGGEEMTITSSWTTLAHHGMVIVPIGYGVQEQFDISQVSGGTPYGASTIAGGDGSRQPSERELKIARFQGEYVAGFASKLSS, encoded by the coding sequence ATGACACGCATTCTGGTGCTGTATTACTCCATGTACGGTCACATTGAAACGATGGCGCAGGCCGTGGCGGAAGGCGCGCGTAGCGTCGACGGCTGTGAGGTCGTGATCAAGCGTGTGCCGGAAACCATGGACGAGCAGGCCTTCAAACAGGCGGGCGGCAAGACAGAACAGAGCGCACCGGTGGCATCGCCTGGCGAGCTGGCCGATTATGATGCCATCATCCTCGGTACGCCGACCCGTTACGGCAATATGGCCGGCCAGATGCGTACCTTCCTCGATCAGACCGGGCAGCTCTGGGCCCAGGGCAAGTTGCGCGGCAAGGTGGCCAGTGTGTTTACCTCGACCGGTACCGGTGGTGGGGAAGAGATGACCATTACCTCCAGCTGGACCACGCTGGCCCACCACGGCATGGTGATCGTGCCGATCGGCTACGGTGTTCAGGAGCAGTTCGATATTTCGCAGGTCAGCGGTGGCACCCCCTATGGTGCCTCGACCATCGCCGGCGGTGACGGCTCTCGTCAGCCCAGTGAGCGTGAGCTGAAGATTGCCCGCTTCCAGGGGGAATACGTGGCCGGTTTTGCGAGCAAGCTCAGCAGCTGA
- a CDS encoding efflux RND transporter permease subunit, giving the protein MKLADLAVQRPVATAVASTLLVLFGVLAFLELPIREYPAIEEPEVTVEVGYPGASAAVVESRITQRVEDAVSGIEGLRTIESESEDGEADISLIFTSDTDLDTAANDVRDRVGRIVDNLPDQADPPEISKDQGGSDTLMVLALQAESMSAMALSDYADRYLLDRFSTISGVSRVRLWGAQLPTMRIELDRQAMAARDVTVEDVADALARENVEYPGGRIESATREFSVRLLPGYERSRDFESLVVHRGEATDTVTLNDIARVRLGPDTLREAFEDDGNPIVAIAISRQSTANTLAIAEGVYRVLDELKDDLPEGLSIDVRNDDTRYIAAALHEVSVTLAIAVLMVVGVIIAFLGSWRAALVAAVAIPVSLLASGIVLLWLGFSLNLLTLLALVLAVGLVVDDAIVMVENIQRHLEAGDTPLVAAWRGARQVAFAILATSLVLSAVFLPITLMSGQTGRLFTEFAVTIVATIAFSTFVSLTLTPMLASCLLRLLPERSNRRQPVIDRLLAALERRYAGMLQRLRSRPLLAGAGFMAITLTAVALTLSLPGEYEPYEDRGSLRLYARAEEGTNFEEMVRRMHAMGEAMGPALPDSAISNVLMRVPTPGNSEGAVNVGRWIVSFAPWHERRLTTREVAGKLRQQLSDFAPLQISTWLPEGLSSSHGAPVQFVLGGPSYETLKRWQEILMPLWERYPGLEELQSDYVESTPQLEVRFDRARAAQLGVNAETVGEALETFFGGRTLTTFERDGQSYDVLLQGQRNDRLTPEAIGELRVRTASGELVRLDNLVNIREVAVSRTLNRYNRLRAITFSANTTDGYALSEVLEHMRGTVEQALPDNARVDYKGASQDLIEAGRDLALVFTIALLVTWLVLAAQFESLLSPLVVMLTVPLGLIGASTGLVVFGQSLSLYAQIGLLILIGLAAKNGILIVEFANQLRDHGHALSDAVIEASRARLRPILMTSVSTMAGALPLLLATGPGANSRLGLGVTLFFGCASAGLLTLIIVPLAYQWLTGRQRSPGHRARQLRQELDERHREE; this is encoded by the coding sequence ATGAAACTGGCCGATCTGGCTGTCCAGCGTCCGGTCGCCACGGCCGTGGCCTCCACGCTGCTGGTCCTGTTCGGTGTACTTGCGTTTCTGGAACTGCCGATTCGCGAATATCCTGCCATCGAGGAGCCCGAGGTCACCGTCGAGGTCGGCTACCCGGGCGCCTCGGCCGCGGTCGTGGAGTCGCGCATTACCCAGCGGGTGGAAGATGCCGTCTCCGGCATCGAGGGACTCAGGACCATCGAGTCCGAAAGCGAGGATGGCGAGGCCGATATTTCACTGATCTTTACCAGTGATACCGACCTCGACACCGCCGCCAACGATGTCCGCGACCGGGTCGGTCGAATCGTTGATAACCTGCCTGACCAGGCCGATCCCCCCGAGATCAGCAAGGATCAGGGGGGCAGCGACACCCTGATGGTGCTGGCCCTGCAAGCGGAGTCGATGAGCGCCATGGCGCTGTCGGACTACGCCGATCGCTACCTGCTCGACCGCTTTTCGACTATCAGTGGCGTTTCCCGGGTACGCCTGTGGGGAGCGCAGCTGCCCACCATGCGCATCGAACTCGATCGTCAGGCGATGGCCGCGCGTGATGTGACTGTCGAGGATGTCGCCGATGCCCTGGCCCGTGAGAACGTGGAGTATCCGGGCGGACGCATCGAATCTGCCACCCGCGAGTTCAGCGTCCGCCTGCTGCCGGGTTACGAGCGCAGCCGTGATTTCGAGTCGCTGGTCGTTCACCGTGGCGAGGCCACCGATACGGTTACGCTGAACGATATTGCCCGGGTGCGCCTCGGGCCGGATACCCTGCGCGAAGCCTTCGAGGATGATGGCAACCCCATTGTCGCGATCGCCATCAGTCGCCAGAGCACGGCCAATACACTGGCCATCGCCGAGGGCGTTTATCGGGTTCTCGACGAGCTGAAAGACGATCTGCCGGAAGGCCTGTCGATCGACGTGCGCAATGACGATACCCGCTACATTGCTGCCGCCCTGCATGAGGTCAGCGTGACCCTCGCAATCGCGGTACTGATGGTGGTGGGCGTTATCATCGCGTTTCTCGGCTCCTGGCGGGCGGCGCTGGTCGCGGCCGTGGCGATCCCGGTCTCGCTGCTGGCCAGCGGCATCGTGCTGTTGTGGCTCGGTTTCAGCCTCAACCTGCTGACCCTGCTGGCGCTGGTGCTGGCGGTCGGCCTGGTGGTAGATGATGCCATCGTCATGGTGGAAAACATTCAGCGCCACCTGGAGGCGGGTGACACCCCGCTGGTCGCCGCCTGGCGAGGCGCCCGGCAGGTTGCCTTCGCCATTCTCGCCACCAGTCTGGTGCTCAGTGCCGTCTTTCTGCCGATCACCCTGATGAGCGGACAAACCGGCCGACTGTTTACCGAATTTGCCGTCACCATTGTGGCCACCATCGCCTTCTCCACTTTTGTCTCGCTGACCCTCACCCCCATGCTGGCTTCCTGCCTGCTGCGTTTGCTCCCCGAGCGCTCGAACCGTCGTCAGCCCGTCATCGATCGGCTGCTGGCCGCGCTGGAAAGGCGCTACGCGGGGATGCTGCAACGCTTGCGCAGTCGGCCGCTGCTGGCCGGCGCCGGCTTCATGGCCATCACCCTGACCGCGGTGGCCCTGACCCTGAGCCTGCCGGGTGAGTATGAGCCCTATGAGGACCGCGGCAGCCTGCGCCTTTACGCCCGCGCCGAAGAGGGGACCAATTTCGAGGAGATGGTCAGACGCATGCACGCCATGGGTGAGGCCATGGGCCCGGCCCTGCCCGATTCGGCCATCAGCAACGTGCTGATGCGTGTCCCTACACCCGGTAACAGTGAAGGCGCCGTCAACGTCGGCCGCTGGATCGTCAGTTTTGCGCCCTGGCATGAACGCAGGCTCACCACCCGTGAAGTGGCTGGCAAGCTGCGCCAACAGCTGAGCGACTTTGCACCGCTACAGATTTCGACCTGGCTGCCGGAAGGGCTCTCTTCCAGTCACGGCGCCCCGGTCCAGTTCGTACTCGGTGGCCCCTCCTATGAAACACTCAAGCGCTGGCAGGAAATCCTGATGCCACTATGGGAGCGTTATCCCGGGCTGGAGGAGCTACAGAGCGATTATGTCGAGAGCACTCCACAGCTCGAAGTGCGGTTTGATCGCGCCCGCGCCGCCCAGCTGGGAGTGAATGCCGAAACCGTCGGCGAGGCGCTGGAGACCTTCTTCGGCGGTCGAACCCTGACCACCTTCGAACGCGATGGCCAGTCCTATGATGTATTGCTGCAGGGCCAGCGCAACGATCGCCTCACCCCCGAGGCAATCGGCGAGCTGCGGGTGCGCACGGCCAGCGGCGAACTGGTGCGGCTGGATAACCTGGTCAATATCCGCGAAGTCGCTGTTTCACGCACGCTCAACCGCTATAACCGATTGCGAGCGATCACCTTCTCTGCCAATACCACCGATGGCTACGCGCTCTCCGAAGTGCTCGAGCACATGCGCGGGACCGTTGAGCAGGCACTGCCGGACAACGCTCGGGTGGACTACAAGGGCGCCTCACAGGATCTGATCGAGGCTGGCCGGGATCTGGCGCTGGTATTTACCATCGCCCTGCTGGTGACCTGGCTGGTACTCGCCGCGCAGTTCGAGAGTCTGCTCAGCCCGCTGGTGGTGATGCTGACCGTACCGCTCGGCCTGATCGGTGCCAGCACCGGGCTGGTGGTGTTCGGCCAGAGTCTGAGTCTTTATGCCCAGATCGGACTGCTGATCCTGATCGGGTTGGCGGCCAAGAACGGCATCCTCATCGTCGAGTTTGCCAATCAGCTGCGCGATCACGGTCACGCCCTG
- a CDS encoding peroxiredoxin codes for MALQLGDTAPDFTQESTEGTIHFHEWLGNSWGILFSHPADFTPVCTTELGEVARLKPEFDKRNTKAIGLSVDPVEDHHAWKGDIEETQGCGLNFPLVADADRSVSEKYGMIHPNANSTLTVRSVFVIDPDKKVRLTLTYPASAGRNFQEILRVLDSLQLTDNEKVATPVNWNDGDDVIIVPSLSDEDAKKLFPQGWEAKKPYLRMTKLNKR; via the coding sequence ATGGCGCTGCAACTTGGCGATACCGCCCCGGACTTTACCCAGGAGAGTACCGAGGGCACGATCCACTTCCATGAATGGCTGGGTAACAGCTGGGGCATCCTGTTTTCGCATCCGGCCGATTTCACGCCGGTCTGCACGACCGAGCTGGGAGAAGTCGCCCGACTCAAGCCGGAATTCGACAAGCGCAATACCAAAGCCATCGGTCTGTCGGTGGATCCGGTCGAAGATCACCATGCCTGGAAGGGTGACATTGAAGAAACCCAGGGTTGCGGGCTGAATTTCCCGCTGGTGGCGGATGCCGATCGCAGCGTCAGCGAGAAATACGGCATGATTCACCCCAATGCCAACTCTACCCTGACGGTGCGCTCTGTCTTCGTTATCGATCCCGACAAGAAGGTCCGGCTGACCCTGACCTACCCCGCCAGCGCCGGTCGCAACTTCCAGGAGATCCTGCGGGTGCTGGACAGTCTGCAACTGACCGACAACGAAAAGGTGGCCACGCCGGTCAACTGGAACGACGGTGACGATGTCATCATCGTGCCCTCGCTCTCCGATGAGGACGCGAAAAAGCTTTTCCCGCAGGGCTGGGAGGCCAAGAAGCCCTATCTGCGCATGACCAAACTGAACAAGCGCTGA